The Argentina anserina chromosome 3, drPotAnse1.1, whole genome shotgun sequence genome includes a region encoding these proteins:
- the LOC126789041 gene encoding glycolate oxidase isoform X2: MRQLQSRSCQRWCMIIMHQEQRTSGLWLRTEMLLPKFCKSSFRPRILIDVTSIDMTTTVLGFKISMPIMLAPTAMQKMAHPEGEYATARAASAAGTIMTLSSWATSSVEEVASTGPGIRFFQLYVYKDRHVVAQLVRRAERAGFKAIALTVDTPRLGRREADIKNRFTLPPFLTLKNFEGLDLGKMDKANDSGLASYVAGQIDRSLSWKDVQWLQTITKLPILVKGVLTAEDARLAVQSGAAGIIVSNHGARQLDYVPSTIMALEEVVKAAQGRIPVFLDGGVRRGTDVFKALALGASGIFIGRPVVFSLAAEGEVGVRKVLQMLREEFELTMALSGCRSLKEITRNHIVADWDMPRPVPRL, encoded by the exons ATGAGGCAATTGCAAAGCAGAAGTTGCCAAAGATGGTGTATGATTATTATGCATCAGGAGCAGAGGACCAGTGGACTCTGGCTGAGAACAGAAATGCTTTTGCCAAAATTCTGTAAGAGTTC GTTTCGACCTCGTATTCTTATTGATGTGACCAGCATCGACATGACCACTACTGTTTTGGGCTTCAAAATCTCCATGCCAATCATGCTTGCCCCAACAGCTATGCAGAAAATGGCTCATCCTGAAG GTGAATATGCTACTGCACGAGCAGCATCAGCTGCAGGAACAATTATG ACATTGTCATCATGGGCTACTTCAAGTGTTGAAGAGGTTGCTTCAACTGGACCTGGAATCCGTTTTTTCCAGCTCTAT GTATACAAGGACAGGCATGTTGTTGCTCAGCTAGTGAGAAGAGCTGAAAGAGCTGGTTTCAAGGCAATTGCTCTTACAGTTGATACCCCAAGGCTGGGTCGCAGAGAAGCTGACATCAAGAACAG ATTTACATTACCTCCATTTTTGACACTGAAGAATTTCGAAGGTCTGGACCTTGGAAAGATGGACAAA GCTAATGACTCCGGACTTGCTTCATATGTTGCTGGTCAAATTGATCGTTCTCTTAGCTGGAAG GATGTACAGTGGCTTCAGACAATCACTAAACTTCCTATTCTGGTCAAGGGTGTTCTCACTGCTGAAGATG CAAGGCTGGCAGTACAATCTGGAGCAGCCGGTATCATTGTTTCCAATCATGGTGCTCGACAGCTGGATTATGTCCCTTCAACTATCATGGCCTTAGAGGAG GTTGTTAAAGCTGCACAAGGACGTATTCCTGTCTTTTTGGATGGTGGTGTTCGTCGTGGAACAGATGTCTTTAAGGCATTAGCATTGGGTGCCTCTGGGATATTT ATCGGACGCCCTGTGGTGTTCTCTTTGGCTGCTGAAGGAGAGGTTGGCGTTAGGAAAGTACTCCAAATGTTGCGTGAGGAGTTTGAGCTGACCATGGCATTAAGTGGATGCCGTTCACTGAAAGAGATCACTCGCAATCACATTGTGGCTGACTGGGACATGCCTCGCCCAGTACCCAGGTTATAG
- the LOC126789040 gene encoding bystin produces the protein MPKKRGREKHHNPEPFLADDDGAASVASKRRTKAKQHQADETPISSGMSAKILKQAQLQQREVEDDENRARNPNALSDITEEPHRLESDEDEDADEFGGFLDSRGEDEAFKVTSRMTKEIGKEYEKELGKAAVEEDERLLEAFLSKDAGPQLTLADLIVARIKENDSNVNPSNAGSDMRPLPKLDADTIEIFKGVGQFLKKYTAGKVPKPFKHIPSMNQWEDLLYLTEPENWSPNAMYQATRIFASNLTAKKVERFYKLILLPRVREDIRKNKRLHFALYQALKKSLYKPAAFFKGILLPLCESGTCNLREAVIVGSVLQKVSIPPLHSSVAVMKLADMEYCGTTSYFIKLLLEKKYALPFRVIDALVGHFMRFMNETRVMPVIWHQSLLAFVERYKNDILNEYKDNLRVLLQTQRHDLVTREIRRELDNSRSRGEKEDDLMSIASPDSVMIKPVEEDMFDIPEVPMEDD, from the exons ATGCCGAAGAAGAGGGGAAGAGAGAAGCACCACAACCCGGAGCCATTTCTGGCCGACGACGATGGCGCCGCCTCCGTGGCCTCCAAGAGGCGGACCAAGGCGAAGCAGCACCAGGCCGACGAGACGCCGATTTCGTCGGGGATGAGCGCCAAGATTCTCAAGCAGGCTCAGCTCCAGCAGAGGGAGGTCGAGGACGACGAGAACCGGGCCCGCAACCCCAACGCTCTCTCCGACATCACCGAGGAGCCGCACCGTCTTGAGTCCGACGAGGACGAGGACGCCGATGAGTTCGGCGGGTTCCTCGATAGTCGCGGCGAGGATGAAGCGTTTAAAGTCACCAGTAGGATGACTAAG GAGATTGGGAAGGAGTATGAGAAGGAGTTGGGGAAGGCGGCTGTGGAGGAGGATGAGAGATTACTGGAGGCATTTCTTTCCAAGGATGCGGGCCCGCAGCTGACTCTTGCTGACTTGATTGTGGCCAGGATTAAAGAGAATGATTCGAATGTGAATCCGTCCAATGCCGGTTCAG ATATGAGGCCTTTGCCTAAATTGGATGCAGATACTATCGAAATCTTCAAGGG GGTTGGCCAGTTCCTTAAGAAGTACACGGCTGGGAAGGTTCCCAAACCCTTTAAGCACATCCCTTCAATGAATCAATGGGAAGATCTCCTATATTTAACTGAGCCTGAGAATTGGTCTCCCAATGCGATGTATCAAGCTACACGAATTTTTGCTTCCAATTTGACAGCAAAGAAGGTAGAGCGTTTCTACAAGCTTATCTTGCTCCCTCGTGTGAGAGAAGATATTCGGAAGAACAAGCGCCTGCATTTTGCCCTTTATCAAGCTTTGAAAAAGTCTCTTTACAAGCCTGCTGCCTTCTTCAAAGGAATATTATTACCTTTGTGTGAG TCAGGGACATGCAATTTGAGGGAAGCAGTTATAGTTGGGAGTGTCTTACAAAAGGTCTCAATTCCGCCACTTCATTCAAG TGTTGCAGTAATGAAACTGGCAGACATGGAATACTGTGGTACAACGAG TTACTTTATAAAGCTTCTTTTGGAGAAAAAGTACGCTTTGCCATTTCGTGTAATTGATGCTCTTGTTGGACATTTCATGAGATTTATGAATGAAACAAGGGTAATGCCAGTGATATGGCATCAATCACTTCTGGCATTTGTGGAAAG GTACAAAAATGATATTCTGAACGAGTATAAGGATAATCTTAGAGTTCTTCTTCAAACACAACGGCATGATCTG GTAACTCGTGAAATAAGAAGAGAGCTAGATAATAGCCGTAGTCGTGGTGAGAAGGAGGATGACCTTATGTCAATTG CTTCTCCAGACTCTGTGATGATTAAGCCTGTTGAAGAAGATATGTTTGATATTCCAGAGGTGCCTATGGAGGATGACTAA
- the LOC126789044 gene encoding tricin synthase 1-like isoform X2 — translation MGSTSVGLYRWPTFARQRVTLPQKSAQPRLKFDSFSSGKFHSGGIGYGGCRIKLKTSISVRASNAFVVADDKAYGNKQIISINPRLYDYILENVREPEVLRQLGEETASMRGSMMQVSPDQAQLLAMLVQIHGAEKCIEVGVYTGYSSLAIALVLPESGRLVACDRDIRCLEVANKYYEKANVSHKANCCWEYQVPIGDGMTICRKR, via the exons ATGGGGAGCACGAGCGTGGGGCTTTATCGGTGGCCTACATTTGCTCGTCAGAGGGTGACTCTTCCGCAAAAATCTGCGCAACCACGACTGAAGTTTGATTCTTTTTCCTCCGGGAAGTTTCATAGCGGTGGCATTGGCTACGGAGGATGCAGGATCAAGTTGAAGACGAGCATAAGTGTTCGTGCCTCCAATGCATTTGTTGTTGCTGATGATAAGGCGTATGGGAACAAGCAGATTATCAGTATAAATCCACGGCTTTATGATTACATCCTTGAGAATGTACGAGAGCCAGAG GTTCTACGACAACTTGGGGAGGAGACTGCCTCTATGCGTGGTAGTATGATGCAG GTGTCTCCTGACCAGGCACAACTGCTTGCAATGCTTGTTCAGATTCATGGGGCAGAAAAGTGTATTGAAGTTGGTGTATATACA GGTTATTCATCATTGGCTATTGCACTGGTCCTTCCAGAATCAGGCAGGTTAGTAGCTTGTGATAGAGATATCAGATGTCTTGAGGTTGCAAACAAGTATTATGAGAAGGCCAATGTTTCCCACAAG GCCAACTGTTGTTGGGAGTATCAGGTACCCATTGGGGATGGCATGACAATCTGTCGAAAACGTTGA
- the LOC126789043 gene encoding probable sugar phosphate/phosphate translocator At3g14410, which produces MADRSRLLCKDEVLTYSYLLLYIALSSGQIFFNKWVLSSKEINFPYPLGLTLLHMIFSSVLCFLLTKVFKILKVEEGMTTEIYVTSVMPIGAMFAMTLWLGNTAYMYISVAFAQMLKAIMPVAVFVLGVAAGLEAMSIRMLLIMSVISFGVLVASYGELNISWIGVVYQMGGVVGEALRLIFMEIFVKRKGLKLNPISVMFYVSPCSALCLFVPWIFLEKTKMEADASWNFPVVVLTLNSLCTFALNLSVFLVITHTSALTIRVAGVVKDWVVVLISALIFADTKLTLINLAGYAIAIAGVAAYNNHKLKKEASRVPTEEPGIHQPLQAATTSGSK; this is translated from the exons ATGGCAGATCGGTCGCGACTTTTGTGCAAGGATGAGGTCCTCACTTACTCATACCTTCTTCTCTACATCGCTCTCTCCAGCGGCCAGATCTTCTTCAATAAG TGGGTTTTGTCTTCCAAGGAAATCAACTTCCCATACCCTCTGGGTTTGACTCTGCTTCACATGATCTTCTCCTCCGTCTTATGTTTTCTTCTCACCAAAGTTTTTAAG ATTTTGAAGGTTGAGGAAGGAATGACTACAGAAAT ATATGTGACATCAGTAATGCCAATTGGTGCAATGTTTGCAATGACTCTTTGGCTGGGAAACACTGCTTACATGTATATTTCTGTTGCATTTGCACAGATGTTGAAAGCAATCA TGCCAGTAGCTGTTTTTGTTCTTGGAGTAGCTGCAGGACTTGAGGCAATGAGTATCAGAATGCTATTGATAATGTCGGTGATAAGTTTTGGCGTTCTTGTGGCTTCTTATGGTGAATTAAATATCAGCTGGATTGGAGTAGTTTATCAAATGGGAGGAGTTGTTGGAGAAGCCTTACGACTTATATTTATGGAGATTTTTGTCAAACGGAAGGGTCTCAAATTAAATCCTATATCTGTCATGTTCTATGTTAGCCCGTGCAG TGCTCTTTGCCTATTTGTTCCATGGATCTTTCTAGAGAAGACCAAGATGGAAGCAGATGCATCATGGAACTTTCCAGTTGTGGTGTTAACACTTAACTCTCTGTGCACCTTTGCCCTCAACTTATCAGTCTTCCTTGTGATTACTCATACAAGTGCTTTGACCATACGTGTTGCTGGAGTTGTCAAGGACTGGGTGGTTGTCTTAATTTCTGCCCTTATCTTCGCTGATACAAAGCTAACTCTTATAAATCTTGCCGGTTATGCCATTG CCATAGCAGGTGTAGCCgcatacaataatcacaagTTAAAAAAAGAAGCCTCCAGAGTCCCCACTGAAGAACCTGGAATTCATCAACCTCTACAGGCAGCCACAACATCAGGTTCGAAGTAG
- the LOC126789044 gene encoding tricin synthase 1-like isoform X1 — translation MGSTSVGLYRWPTFARQRVTLPQKSAQPRLKFDSFSSGKFHSGGIGYGGCRIKLKTSISVRASNAFVVADDKAYGNKQIISINPRLYDYILENVREPEVLRQLGEETASMRGSMMQVSPDQAQLLAMLVQIHGAEKCIEVGVYTGYSSLAIALVLPESGRLVACDRDIRCLEVANKYYEKANVSHKVDIRYGLAADTLRSLILNGDACR, via the exons ATGGGGAGCACGAGCGTGGGGCTTTATCGGTGGCCTACATTTGCTCGTCAGAGGGTGACTCTTCCGCAAAAATCTGCGCAACCACGACTGAAGTTTGATTCTTTTTCCTCCGGGAAGTTTCATAGCGGTGGCATTGGCTACGGAGGATGCAGGATCAAGTTGAAGACGAGCATAAGTGTTCGTGCCTCCAATGCATTTGTTGTTGCTGATGATAAGGCGTATGGGAACAAGCAGATTATCAGTATAAATCCACGGCTTTATGATTACATCCTTGAGAATGTACGAGAGCCAGAG GTTCTACGACAACTTGGGGAGGAGACTGCCTCTATGCGTGGTAGTATGATGCAG GTGTCTCCTGACCAGGCACAACTGCTTGCAATGCTTGTTCAGATTCATGGGGCAGAAAAGTGTATTGAAGTTGGTGTATATACA GGTTATTCATCATTGGCTATTGCACTGGTCCTTCCAGAATCAGGCAGGTTAGTAGCTTGTGATAGAGATATCAGATGTCTTGAGGTTGCAAACAAGTATTATGAGAAGGCCAATGTTTCCCACAAG GTAGATATTAGATATGGACTTGCAGCAGATACCTTAAGATCACTGATTCTGAATGGTGATGCATGTAGGTAA
- the LOC126786119 gene encoding uncharacterized protein LOC126786119, with protein MGERKVLNKYYPPDFDPSKLPRVRRPKNQQIKVRMMLPMSIRCNTCGNYIYKGTKFNSRKEDVVGETYLGIQIFRFYFKCTKCSAELAMKTDPQNSDYVVEAGATRNFEPWRNEDEVADKEKQKRESEEMGDAMKSLENRTLDSKREMDILAALDEMKSMKSRHATVSVDEMLQALQHTVENKEKRLEEEDEAVLKSIVFHNSKDYVRRIHDDDLDDDEDLLEPLSGNGESSSHLSKRQKLTQDNSKPTDSLMKTSIFDSSSSRGKQNGSEDSKIIFKSPTVRLSVIKKPVAAKVNNLAIVEEGKQVGEESKNLTGPDEKEHNSENNTNSGSNVLQSLCQNYDSDDSDE; from the exons ATGGGAGAGCGTAAGGTCCTCAACAAGTACTACCCGCCGGACTTCGACCCCTCCAAGCTTCCCCGAGTCCGGCGACCCAAGAACCAGCAAATCAAAGTCCGTATGATGCTTCCGATGAGCATCAGATGCAACACCTGCGGCAACTACATCTACAAAGGCACCAAATTTAACTCCCGTAAAGAAGACGTCGTCGGCGAG ACGTATTTGGGGATTCAAATCTTTAGATTCTACTTCAAGTGCACCAAGTGCTCGGCGGAGCTGGCGATGAAGACGGACCCGCAGAACTCGGACTACGTAGTGGAGGCCGGGGCTACGCGTAATTTCGAGCCGTGGCGTAATGAGGACGAG GTAGCGGATAAGGAGAAGCAGAAGAGGGAGTCCGAAGAAATGGGAGATGCCATGAAGTCTTTGGAGAACCGAACCTTGGATTCAAAAAGGGAGATGGATATTCTTGCTGCTTTGGATGAGATGAAGTCCATGAAG TCAAGGCATGCAACTGTGAGTGTGGATGAGATGTTGCAGGCTTTGCAACATACAGTGGAAAACAAG GAGAAAAGGCTGGAAGAGGAGGATGAAGCCGTCTTAAAATCGATCGTATTCCAT AACTCAAAAGATTATGTTAGAAGGATTCATGATGATGAtttagatgatgatgaagatttaTTGGAGCCTTTAAGTGGCAACGGTGAATCGTCCAGTCATCTGTCAAAG AGACAAAAGCTTACTCAAGATAATAGCAAACCGACAGATTCATTGATGAAAACCAGTATTTTTGATAGCTCGAGCAGCAGAG GGAAACAGAATGGTTCCGAAGATTCTAAAATCATTTTCAAGTCTCCAACTGTTAGGCTGTCTGTAATTAAGAAACCAGTGGCGGCTAAAGTTAACAATTTGGCAATCGTAGAAGAGGGGAAACAAGTTGGTGAGGAGTCTAAGAATTTGACTGGACCAGATGAGAAAGAACATAACAGCGAGAATAATACCAACAGTGGGAGCAATGTATTACAATCGCTGTGCCAAAACTACGACAGTGATGATAGTGATGAGTAG
- the LOC126789042 gene encoding protein TRIGALACTOSYLDIACYLGLYCEROL 1, chloroplastic, giving the protein MQTASYLHTFSYCSYRRSSVKADGWNKLQIPNSSQLPEKVGLIGKPQTCKLLRPLKTRLCAVPSTDDGHPSVSALEDSNTNHAPTSEGKTLFSKWSPPRYLWRGFSALILAGQVIIRTLKGKVHWKNTLQQLKRVGPNSVGVCLLTAAFVGMAFTIQFVREFTRLGLSRAVGGVLALAFARELSPVVTSIVVAGRIGSAFAAELGTMQVSEQTDTLRVLGSNPVDYLVTPRVIATCTALPFLTLMCFTVGMASSALLADGIYGVSINIILESARKALKPWDIISAMIKSQAFGAIISIVSCAWGVTTMGGAKGVGESTTSAVVISLVGIFIADFVLSYFFFQGVGDSLKNI; this is encoded by the exons ATGCAGACAGCTTCATATCTCCATACATTCTCTTATTGCTCTTACAG AAGAAGCTCTGTAAAAGCAGATGGGTGGAATAAATTACAAATCCCGAATTCAAGTCAGCTTCCTGAGAAAGTTGGGCTCATTGGCAAGCCTCAGACATGTAAGCTTCTTAGGCCTTTGAAAACCAGATTATGTGCTGTTCCCAGCACAGATGACGGACACCCTTCAGTCTCTGCGTTGGAAGATTCCAATACGAATCATGCGCCTACGTCGGAGGGGAAGACATTGTTCAGCAAATGGTCACCTCCTAGGTATTTGTGGAGGGGATTTTCAGCTCTTATTCTGGCAGGTCAGGTCATCATTAGAACTTTAAAGGGTAAAGTGCACTGGAAAAATACACTCCAACAGTTGAAAAGAGTTGGGCCGAATTCAGTTGGGGTCTGCCTTTTAACTGCAGCATTTGTTGGGATGGCCTTCACCATCCAATTCGTTAGGGAATTTACTAGATTAGGATTAAGCAGAGCTGTTGGTGGGGTATTGGCCCTGGCTTTTGCAAGGGAGTTGAGTCCTGTAGTTACATCAATTGTGGTTGCAGGGCGTATTGGAAGTGCATTTGCTGCAGAGTTAGGAACAATGCAGGTTTCTGAGCAAACTGATACATTGAGAGTTCTTGGATCAAACCCTGTTGATTATCTCGTGACACCAAGAGTGATTGCGACCTGTACTGCTCTACCTTTTCTGACACTGATGTGTTTCACAGTAGGAATGGCATCCAGCGCCCTCCTTGCTGATGGTATTTATGGCGTTAGCATTAACATTATTTTGGAGTCAGCTAGGAAAGCTCTTAAACCTTGGGATATAATTAGTGCAATGATCAAGTCACAGGCTTTTGGTGCTATCATATCAATTGTTAGCTGTGCTTGGGGAGTTACCACCATGGGAGGAGCCAAAGGTGTTGGGGAGTCAACTACTTCGGCTGTGGTTATCTCTTTAGTTGGGATCTTTATTGCAGATTTTGTACTCTCTTACTTTTTCTTCCAAGGAGTTGGAGATTCACTGAAAAATATATAG
- the LOC126789044 gene encoding tricin synthase 1-like isoform X3 gives MGSTSVGLYRWPTFARQRVTLPQKSAQPRLKFDSFSSGKFHSGGIGYGGCRIKLKTSISVRASNAFVVADDKAYGNKQIISINPRLYDYILENVREPEVLRQLGEETASMRGSMMQVSPDQAQLLAMLVQIHGAEKCIEVGVYTGYSSLAIALVLPESGRLVACDRDIRCLEVANKYYEKANVSHKVPIGDGMTICRKR, from the exons ATGGGGAGCACGAGCGTGGGGCTTTATCGGTGGCCTACATTTGCTCGTCAGAGGGTGACTCTTCCGCAAAAATCTGCGCAACCACGACTGAAGTTTGATTCTTTTTCCTCCGGGAAGTTTCATAGCGGTGGCATTGGCTACGGAGGATGCAGGATCAAGTTGAAGACGAGCATAAGTGTTCGTGCCTCCAATGCATTTGTTGTTGCTGATGATAAGGCGTATGGGAACAAGCAGATTATCAGTATAAATCCACGGCTTTATGATTACATCCTTGAGAATGTACGAGAGCCAGAG GTTCTACGACAACTTGGGGAGGAGACTGCCTCTATGCGTGGTAGTATGATGCAG GTGTCTCCTGACCAGGCACAACTGCTTGCAATGCTTGTTCAGATTCATGGGGCAGAAAAGTGTATTGAAGTTGGTGTATATACA GGTTATTCATCATTGGCTATTGCACTGGTCCTTCCAGAATCAGGCAGGTTAGTAGCTTGTGATAGAGATATCAGATGTCTTGAGGTTGCAAACAAGTATTATGAGAAGGCCAATGTTTCCCACAAG GTACCCATTGGGGATGGCATGACAATCTGTCGAAAACGTTGA
- the LOC126789041 gene encoding glycolate oxidase isoform X1, whose product MGEVTNVSEYEAIAKQKLPKMVYDYYASGAEDQWTLAENRNAFAKILFRPRILIDVTSIDMTTTVLGFKISMPIMLAPTAMQKMAHPEGEYATARAASAAGTIMTLSSWATSSVEEVASTGPGIRFFQLYVYKDRHVVAQLVRRAERAGFKAIALTVDTPRLGRREADIKNRFTLPPFLTLKNFEGLDLGKMDKANDSGLASYVAGQIDRSLSWKDVQWLQTITKLPILVKGVLTAEDARLAVQSGAAGIIVSNHGARQLDYVPSTIMALEEVVKAAQGRIPVFLDGGVRRGTDVFKALALGASGIFIGRPVVFSLAAEGEVGVRKVLQMLREEFELTMALSGCRSLKEITRNHIVADWDMPRPVPRL is encoded by the exons ATGGGAGAGGTAACCAATGTCAGTGAGTATGAGGCAATTGCAAAGCAGAAGTTGCCAAAGATGGTGTATGATTATTATGCATCAGGAGCAGAGGACCAGTGGACTCTGGCTGAGAACAGAAATGCTTTTGCCAAAATTCT GTTTCGACCTCGTATTCTTATTGATGTGACCAGCATCGACATGACCACTACTGTTTTGGGCTTCAAAATCTCCATGCCAATCATGCTTGCCCCAACAGCTATGCAGAAAATGGCTCATCCTGAAG GTGAATATGCTACTGCACGAGCAGCATCAGCTGCAGGAACAATTATG ACATTGTCATCATGGGCTACTTCAAGTGTTGAAGAGGTTGCTTCAACTGGACCTGGAATCCGTTTTTTCCAGCTCTAT GTATACAAGGACAGGCATGTTGTTGCTCAGCTAGTGAGAAGAGCTGAAAGAGCTGGTTTCAAGGCAATTGCTCTTACAGTTGATACCCCAAGGCTGGGTCGCAGAGAAGCTGACATCAAGAACAG ATTTACATTACCTCCATTTTTGACACTGAAGAATTTCGAAGGTCTGGACCTTGGAAAGATGGACAAA GCTAATGACTCCGGACTTGCTTCATATGTTGCTGGTCAAATTGATCGTTCTCTTAGCTGGAAG GATGTACAGTGGCTTCAGACAATCACTAAACTTCCTATTCTGGTCAAGGGTGTTCTCACTGCTGAAGATG CAAGGCTGGCAGTACAATCTGGAGCAGCCGGTATCATTGTTTCCAATCATGGTGCTCGACAGCTGGATTATGTCCCTTCAACTATCATGGCCTTAGAGGAG GTTGTTAAAGCTGCACAAGGACGTATTCCTGTCTTTTTGGATGGTGGTGTTCGTCGTGGAACAGATGTCTTTAAGGCATTAGCATTGGGTGCCTCTGGGATATTT ATCGGACGCCCTGTGGTGTTCTCTTTGGCTGCTGAAGGAGAGGTTGGCGTTAGGAAAGTACTCCAAATGTTGCGTGAGGAGTTTGAGCTGACCATGGCATTAAGTGGATGCCGTTCACTGAAAGAGATCACTCGCAATCACATTGTGGCTGACTGGGACATGCCTCGCCCAGTACCCAGGTTATAG
- the LOC126789039 gene encoding UDP-glycosyltransferase TURAN codes for MARKGQKRGRACVVVLGDIGRSPRMQYHALSLARQASLEVDIVAYGGSEPHSAVLEHQSIHIHKMPQWPAVPSGLPNIFKPFVLLLKPVFQFLVLLWFLCVKISAPDVFLVQNPPYVPTLVAVKWASWLRQSAFIVDWHNFGYTLLALSLGRSSRFVAIYRWVERHFGRMADGSLCVTRAMQHELSQNWGIKATVLYDQPPEFFRPTSLEEQHKLFCRLYKNLRQPLGVEDCISTGEVADKDMNETLFTTLVGAEITLKPNRPALIVSSTSWTPDEDFGILLEAAVMYDRRAAAILNEDDSKKEEVLWKEMRSGTEYLYPRLLFVITGKGPEKEKYEEKIRRLKLKRVAFRTAWLSAEDYPLLLGSADLGVCLHTSSSGLDLPMKVVDMFGCGLPVCAVSYSCIKELVQVEKNGLLFSSSSELADELLMLLKGFPDACDSLKVLRNGALDMSSSVRWATEWEEHAKGLILKVISET; via the exons ATGGCCAGAAAAG GACAGAAGAGAGGGAGGGCTTGTGTGGTGGTGTTGGGTGACATTGGGCGCAGCCCACGTATGCAATACCATGCTCTTTCTCTTGCTCGTCAG GCATCTTTGGAAGTGGATATTGTTGCATATGGAG GTTCTGAACCCCATTCTGCTGTGTTGGAGCATCAATCTATTCACATACACAAAATG CCGCAGTGGCCAGCAGTCCCCAGTGGTCTACCCAACATATTTAAACCCTTTGTGCTTTTGTTGAAGCCAGTGTTTCAATTTCTTGTGCTTCTTTGGTTCCTTTGCGTTAAGATATCTGCTCCTGATGTTTTTTTAGTTCAG AATCCACCTTATGTTCCAACCTTAGTGGCTGTAAAATGGGCAAGCTGGCTTAGGCAATCTGCATTTATAGTTGATTGGCATAATTTTGGATATACTTTACTGGCATTGTCTCTTGGAAGAAGTAGTCGATTTGTCGCGATATACCGTTG GGTTGAGAGGCATTTTGGAAGGATGGCAGATGGTTCATTATGTGTAACAAGGGCAATGCAACATGAACTGTCTCAAAATTGGGGTATTAA aGCAACAGTTCTATATGATCAGCCTCCTGAGTTTTTCCGTCCCACTTCACTTGAAGAACAGCATAAG TTGTTCTGCAGATTATATAAAAATCTTAGGCAGCCACTCGGTGTTGAAGATTGCATAAGCACTG GGGAAGTAGCGGATAAGGACATGAATGAGACACTGTTTACCACCCTGGTTGGTGCTGAAATTACTTTAAAGCCAAACCGACCGGCTCTGATAGTTAGCAGTACAAGCTG GACTCCTGATGAAGATTTTGGCATTCTCCTGGAAGCAGCTGTCATGTATGACAGGCGTGCTGCTGCTATTTTAAATGAAGACGATTCTAAGAAAGAAGAGGTTCTTTGGAAGGAAATGAGAAGTGGGACAGAATACTTGTATCCAAGACTGTTATTTGTCATTACAG GTAAAGGGcctgaaaaagaaaagtatGAAGAAAAGATTAGAAGACTAAAACTCAAACGGGTGGCATTTCGTACTGCGTGGCTATCAGCTGAAGACTATCCACTGCTTCTGG GATCAGCAGATCTTGGTGTTTGCTTACACACTTCGTCATCAGGGTTGGATCTTCCCATGAAG gtTGTGGACATGTTCGGTTGTGGACTGCCAGTTTGCGCTGTTTCTTATTCATG CATCAAGGAACTAGTGCAAGTGGAGAAAAACGGTCTTCTCTTTTCATCATCTTCAGAGCTAGCTGATGAACTTTTG ATGCTGCTCAAGGGTTTTCCAGATGCTTGTGATTCATTGAAGGTTCTGAGGAATGGTGCACTAGACATGTCTTCGTCTGTGAGGTGGGCTACTGAGTGGGAAGAGCATGCCAAAGGATTAATCTTAAAG GTTATCTCTGAAACTTAG